The DNA window GGCATCGACATCGATCAGGTCGACGAGGCCGACGGCGAGAAGATCGTGTCGAATGTGTTCGGAGACAAGAAGACCGATGTAGCGAGCGCGCTCGGTGGTATCAGCGGTGGCGCGGACAGTGGGCTCGTCGCCAAGGTTCTGCCCATTCTGGCGCCGATCGTGTTGGCGTACTTGGCGAAGAGGTTCACCGGAGGTGGGCAAGAGGCAGGTGCACAGGCGTCCGGAGGCGGGCTCGGAGATCTACTGGGCAGCGTGCTCGGCAGCGGCGGATCCGGTGGCTCGGGTGGGCTAGGCGGCGTTCTGGGTGGAATCCTCGGCGGTGGGTCCGGTGGTTCGGGAGGCGGTCTCGGCGACCTGCTCGGCGGGCTCCTCGGCGGCGGCAAGAAGTAGGCGGGTAGCCAGGATCGCGGAACTGGACCGATACAACCATCGGTATCGGTGCCAGTCTTGTTCGCATGGTGTCCACGACTGCAATTGCCGGTGTGTTCGCGGTCGCGTTGGCGATGGTGCTGACTCCCGGACCGAACATGGTGTACCTCGTCTCCCGCAGCATCTCTCAGGGACGAGCCGCCGGACTGGTGTCGCTCGGAGGCGTCGCGCTGGGGTTGGTTGTGTACGTCATTGCAACCAACCACGGCCTGGCGGCGTTGTTCGCGGCCGTCCCGACGCTGTATCTCGTGATCAAGATCGCCGGCGCGTGTTACCTGATGTGGTTGGCGATCTCGGCGGTTCGAGGTTCGACGACGGTATTCGAAGTCACCGGCTTGCAGCAGGATTCGAATCGTCGGCTGTTCACGATGGGACTGTTGACGAACCTGCTGAACCCCAAGATGGCCGTCATGTACATCTCGATCATTCCCCAGTTCGTCGATCCCGCAGCAGGTTCGGTGTTGGTGCAGGGTCTTGTGCTCGGTGGCGTGCAGATTGCCGTCGCGGTGAGCATCAATGCGCTGATAGTGCTGGGTTCAGGCTCCATCGCACAGTTTCTCGCCGTGCGGCCGAGCTGGATCAGAGTGCAGCGATACGTCATGGGAACGGTGCTGGGTCTACTTGCTGTTCGGCTCGCGACCGACGGAAGCCGCCCTGTTCCTGCGTGAAACGTCACTTCTACTTGACCCGTGGACGTACCGATCCGGCTGTCCTATCCTGAGCCGATGAATGTCGCGATTGTCATCTTGATCGTGGTTGTCGGTGTCGTCGCCCTCGTTGCGGCGATCCTGTTCGTGACGCGGACAGTGCTGCGTCGGGTCACTCTGTCGTCCGGGCGGATGATAGCCGAGAACTTCGCCGACAAGGACATCGTTCGATCCGACCCAGCCGCGAACTTCTTCGGCCTCGCATCGAAGGGTGGGCGGCAGGTCCGCGGCAACGGCGCCCTTGTTCTCACCGAGCACGTGTTGTGGTTTCGTCGGATCGGTTCGACGCGTCCTCTCGAAATACCCTTGGCGTCAATCGAGTTGGTGGATATCGTTCGATCGCACGCCGGCAAGTCCGTCGGCCAGGATCTGCTCCGGGTGGGATTCGGTGGCGACTCTGCAGCTTGGTACGTGAACGATCCGCGTTCGTGGATCGACGGTATCAAGCACCAGTAGCTCCAAGCGCCAGTAGCTATCCGCCCGCCTGTACGGAAGCCCGGTACGAACGCCACCCGCCGAAGTCGGTGATGTCCAGCCCTGCTTCTGCAGCCTCGTGTGAACAGCAGAACCCGGTCACCCAACTGCCGTCGGAGAGTTCGATCTTCGTCAAACCCATCGGCACGGGAAGCCCAGCGAGGAATGTCCCGAGGCCGGCCGCCGACATGCGGTACAGCTCGCCTGCGATGGGTGCACCCAGCCCGGGCCCCTGACGGACGAGTCCGGGTTTCGGCGGAGTCGTCCCTAGATCGACGAAGCGGTACGCGTCGGAGGTCAGCGCCTCGCCCAGAAAGCGCGCGCCACGATCGGTGAGCTGATGGTGGACTGGGAATCCCGACAGGTGTGCACCCACGACCAGCACATCCAAGCCTTCGTCGACGAGGACGGGGGCATAGGAGGAGCTGAGCTTGGCTGCAACATCGATCGCGACCTGATCGTGGAACGTCGGAACCACCACCATCACACCGAATGGATTGTTGCCGAGGGTCGAAGCACCCGGCACCGCAACCGCTGCCATGTCCAGCAAGTTGCAGAAGTTGGTGAACGTCCCCAACCGTCGATTGATTCCCAGTGGATCCGCTTGTACAGCAGAGATACTCGGGTGCTCGGTGGTCGTGGGGAGAAGCAATCCGTCGAATCCGTCGAGCAGAACCGACGCACGGCGTTTGCCCTTCGCGATCGTGGACAGGTCGTCGACGTAGCGGTGCGCTGACGGGTCTGCGGCGCCCCGAACTATCTGCGCGACCGTCGGATCCGCCGAAGCAGGATCTCCGGCGAGGAATTCGCCGACCGCCGAGTAGCGCTGCGCAACGATGGCGCCGTCGTACAGCAGGGTAGCCACGTCGAGGAGCGACGAAATATCGACGGGCGCACAGTCGATGCCTTTCGATGCCAACCCGGCCACGGTCCGATCGAACGCGTCTTTGTACTCCGGGCTCAGCGCAGTGAGGTCCTCGGGCCGAGGTATCGCCACTCTCGGAGTCGAGCCGGCCGCGAGTGGCACATCGGCAGGCCACGTACGACTCCGCGGATCGGCGTCGTCGTAACCGGCCATGACTCGGGTGGCACGGGTGGCGGTGTCCAGATCGCCGGCCAGGACCGTCACGCAGTCGTAGTCGGCACAGGCCGGTACGACGCCGGTCGACGGCACAACGCCGAGCGTCGTCTTGACTCCGACGAGCCCGTGGAACGCCGCCGGGACGCGGCCGGAACCGGCTGTATCGGTGCCGATTCCGATGTCGGCGATGCCCAGGGCCACAGCCACTGCTGATCCGGAACTCGAACCACCCGAGACGAGTTCGGGATCCCAGGCGCACCGGACGGCGCCGTACGGGCTGCGGGTGCCGACGAGACCCGTCGCGAATTGATCGAGGTTGGTCTTTCCGAGTATCAGTGCACCGTGCTCGACCAATCTCTGGACAGCTGTGGCAGACACCTCGGGAACATAGGCATACTCCGGGCAGGCCGCGGTGGTGGGTAGTCCCGCTACATCGACGTTGTCCTTGACTGCGACGAGCATTCCCGCCAGCGGGAGTGTGGAATCCAGCGCGTGGGCATCGGCGAGTAGGTCGTCCTCGCTCCGAAGCGTGATCCAGACCTCGGGCCGGTCGACTTCGGCGATTCGTTTGTAGGCCCTACGAACTCGCTCGGTTGCCTCATGCTGCATCGGATCGCTCCTTCTTGGTGAATTCTCCAGCAGCGGACCACGCTGCGCGTTCGGCGTCGAACGCAACCGACTGCACGGCGCGGAACTTCTCGATGGAATCGCTGTTCGCGGCGAGGAACTCGTCGTGCTCGGCGAGGGAGAAGGTTCCGTCCGTGATCTCGACGCCACCGCCCCGCCCGGCCGCAGTGTCGGCCCTCAGATCCAGCAGCTCCTCGGGTGATACGGGGTACCAGGAGATGCGATCGAAGAATCTCAGCAGCCAAGGACTCTCTTTCTCGAAAGAACCACTCTGGTCTGGATACCGGTGATTCCATACCTGCGTGGTGCGGCCGACGAACTGGTATCCGCCTGGCCCCTCCATTCCGTAGATGCACAGGTATGCGCCGCCGATCCCGACTGCGTTCTCCGGCGTCCAGGTGCGGGCCGGGTTGTACTTGGTTGACACGAGCCGATGGCGCGGATCGAGTGGAGTCGCCACGGGCGCGCCGAGATACACGTCGCCGAGACCGAGAACCATGTAGTCCGCTGCGAAGACGGTGTCGAAAACGTCTGCGACGCTGTCGAGCCCGTTCATCCGACGGATGAACTCGATGTTCCATGGGCACCACGGCGCGTCCGAGCGCACACCGTGCATGTACCGGGCGATGGCCTCGCGGGTCGCGGGATCGTCCCAGGACAACGGCATGCGGATGGTACGGGAGGGCACCACCAATTCCGAAGCTGCGGGGAGATCGTCCTCGATCTCGTGCAGCAGTCCCATCAGTGACGTGATGGGCAGTACATCCGGGTCGACCTTGACCTGCAGCGACCGGATGCCGGGTGTCAGATCGAGCAGGCCATGTGGATTCAGCGCGTCGACCCGCTGGTGCAGAGCATGGGCGCGAGCCCGGAGTGCCAGGTCGAGTTTCATGTCTCCGTATTCGACGAGAACGTTGTCGTCGCCGGACCTGCGATACGTCACCGCTGTGTCACCGTCGCGTCGCGCGATCACCCCGTCGTCACCGTCTCCGCCGGAGGAGAAGACGACCGGCAACGACGCTCGGCGCTCCAGCCCCAGTGCGCCGAGCGCAGCGGCGTGTGCGGCCTTCACCGGAACGAATCGGATGGTGTCCCCTGGCTTGAGCTGTCCGAGCTTCCAGCGTTCGGCGGCGACGACCGTCACCGGGCACACGAAGCCCCCGAGGCTCGGGCCGTCGGGACCCAGCAGAATCGGTGTGTCTCCGGTGAAGTCGAGAGCACCGACGGAATACGCGTTGTCGTGAATATTCGACGGGTGCAGGCCGGCTTCGCCGCCGTCCTCTCGGGCCCATTCCGGTTTGGGCCCGATGAGACGTACTCCGGTGCGGTCGGAGTTGAAGTGCACCTCGTAGTCGGTCGAGTAGAGGGTGTCCATGTCGGCGCGAGTGAAGAACTCCGGCGCGCCGTGCGGTCCCTCGGTGACGGCTATGTTCCAATTCCCGCCGTTCGATGTCGAGGGTAGGACCGGACGATGCTCCATGGGGATCGAACGAATGCGATCGGAATCGTGAAGACCTTCGATTTCGAGAATGTCCCCCTCGCCGAGGGTGCCGCCCCGGTACCCGCCGAATTTGCCGAGGGTGAAGGTCGACGCGCTACCGAGGTAGTCCTCGATCTCGATGCTGCCCTGAACCGTCACGTACACACGTAGTCCGGCGCCATGCGTCGGGCCGACGTCCAACACAGCACCTGCAGGAACTACGACAGGACGCCACTGCGGTACGTCCCGACCGTCGATGCGGACCCGAGCGTCGGCGCCGGTGACGCACACGTAGGTGTCGGCGTCGAACGTCAGTGCCGGACCTGACATCGCCGACTCCAGACCCGGCGCCCCCTCGGGATTACCGAGCGCGACGTTGCCGAGACGGAAGGACAGGTCGTCCATCGGCCCCGACGGCGGCACGCCCACCTTCCAATATCCGACGCGTCCAGGCCAGTCCTGGATAGTGGTGAGCATGCCGGGTCGAACCACGGTCATCTTGGTGACGCTCATGATCGGGTCACCACCATCCGTACCGGCGTGGGATCGAATCCATTGCAGGGGTTGTTGATCTGGGGGCAGTTCGACACCAGGACGAGAGTGTCGATCTCGGCTCTCAGTGACAGGGACTTACCGGGTGCCGACAGCCCGTCGACGATGCCGAGAGTTCCGTCGGCGTCCACCGGGACATTCATGAAGAAGTTGATGTTGGACACCATGTCCCGCTTGCCGAGTCCCCACTTGGCGCCTTCGATCAAGAAGTTTTCCACGCACGCGTGCTGGTGTTTGGTGTGGTGGCCGTAGCGCAGTGTGTTCGATTCCTGCGAGCAGGCGCCACCGACGGTGTCGTGGTTGCCGACCTCGTCGGCGACGATCGTCATCAGCGGTGTCGAGTCATCGCTCAGCAGAATGCTTCCGGTGGTGAGAAACAGGTTGCGCTGCGCGGCGATCGTCGCACTGGCGGAGTAGCGGACAGCGTGATCCTGCGCCGAGTACACCAGCGTGTCGACGGCCTGGTTTCCGTGGAGGTCGATGATCGTCAGTACGTCACCGGCCGCCACGACGGTGGACCAGGATGCACGCGCATCGGCGCACTGGTCGAGAATGATCGTGTCGAGTGTCGTTGTCATCGGGTGCCTTTCAGGCCGGAATTCCACGTAGACTCGGTATTCCAGACTGCGCGTTGGTATTCGGGTTCGGTGTTGGGCAGGTCCGCCAACTCCTCGGTGGCATCCCAGGCCAGCACGTCCAGCGCGGTGGTGTCGAAGGTCCGGGATGGATCGAGTGGATGAGCGGTGTTGGCGAGCAGTACGACGACCGGGAGATGGATCAGTAGGTCGATCTCTGCCCCTGCGCCTGCGGTGCCGGTGCTCATCAATGAGCCCTCGGACTCGACGCGTACCCCGTGGAAGAACGAGATCGACGGTGGAAGATCCCGTGGTTCGAGGCCGTTCTTCGCTGCGGCGACAGTGAACAGTTCCCGTCCAGCCGGCGACGTGGAATGCAATGCGCCGCTTCCGTATTTCGCGGCGTTCGACTTCGCGGAGGTAGTGCCGCACAAGGCGTCGTGGTGTCCGGAACTGTCGGCGACGACGGTGGCGAGCACCCGGCCCTGATCGGACAGCAGAGGATGTCCGACGCCGAGGTATGCCTGCCACGGAACCTTGACGGTGTCGGCGGCGTTCAGGCGCTCCCACGGGGCATCGGCGCGGTAGAGCAGGATGTTCGCGCAGGCGTTGCCGTCGACGTCGCGTAGCCGGAGCCTGGTTCCTCGGGACAGGACCATGGTGGTGTACCGGCCGCCGGGAACGGTGTCGGCGAAGGTGAGTCGATCGACGCCGTCGGGCGGGGTGGGGCCGTCGATGGCGATGGCCTGGGACCTGGCGTGTTCTTTGGCTGCCTGTGTGGTTGCAGTGCTCATGCGTTGGTGCTTTCTTGTCGTGACGAAGGAGCGTGCGGATGAGCGGTTGCTGGCCGTGGGTGGGTCTTTCCGCGGGGGAAGCAGGCGATACCCACGACGATGACGGCGAGGACCGTCAATGGTGCAGCCCACAGCAGGACCGGGTAGTCACCGGTGGGATCGAAGATCTCGGCCCGAGGCCAGGACAGGTTGACCACCATCAGGCCGCCGTAGAGGACGGCAGCGACGTTGACGGGGATGCCGAGCCAGCCGAGGGTGAAGAGCTTTTTGCCCTCGGCGTCCACCTGGACTCCCCCGTGAGGCCACCCTTTCAGTCGTTGGAAGAGAAGGGGAACCGTCACCATCATGTAGGCGAGGTAGATCAGCACGATGCACACGCTGGTGAGCGTCGTGAACAGCGCGGCGTTGCCGAGGTTGACGACCAACACTGCGACGCAGGCGAGTCCGATGAGAACCGAAGGGGCGATAGGAGTTCCGGTCTTCGAGTTGATCTTGGACAGTACCTGTGAGGCGGGGAGTCTTCCGTCGCGAGCCATCGAGAACATCAGCCTCGATGCGGCCGTCTGAATGGCCAACGTGCAGATGAAGACTGCGATTGCGACATCGATCAGCAGCACCGTCCCCCATGGCGAGGTGAGGATCGAATCGATCACGTACGGGAGGCCGAGCGTCGCGAGGTTTCCGTCGGTCAGTGACGGAGCCGCCATGAGTGCGCCGACGATCATCAGACCGCCACCGAGCGCGGATGCGGACAGTGCCAGGCGGATGGTGCGAGGTGCGACGCGACGCGGGTTGTGGGTTTCCTCGGCAAGTTCACCCGCGGAACCGAAACCGACCATGACGTAGGCGGCCATGAGGCCCGAGACTATCCATGCCCAGATGTATCCGGGTTCTGCGCCAGCGGCTCCGGTGTCGAGTACCACCTGCGGTCCGCGTTGGGCGTGGGTGAAGAAGACTGCAACCAATGCGATGACACCGACGATCTCGCACGTGACGCCGATGCTGTTGATGCGCGACATCCAGTTGACGCCGATCGAGTTGATGGTCGTCGTGGCGACGAGCAAGACGGACCCGAGAATTACGGCGTTGGTGGCTCCGCTCGGCGAGGTGAGTGCCGGATCGTCGCCGACGATCTGAAATCCGCTCCAGATGCTGGGAAGGACCACCTGTAGGGCGATTGCCGCAGCCGATGCGGTCACGACCTGCGCGATGATCATGAACCAGCCGGCGAACCAACCGACGATCTCACCGCCCATGCGTCGGGACCACTGGTAGATGGCTCCCGAAATCGGATATCGCGCCGCAAGTTCCGCGAAGTTGAGGGCGACCATGAACTGGCCCAGGAACACCAACGGCCAGGTGAAGAAGAAGGCCGGGCCGCCGAAGCTGAATCCGAGAGCGAAGAGCTGGAAGATTGTGGTGAGGATCGATACGAACGAGAAGCCTGCGGCGAACGATGCGAACTTGCCGAGCGAACGGTGCAGTTGCTGTTCGTATCCCAGCTCGGCGAGATCCGACTGGTCGCTGGAGACCGGTGCCGGTGAACCCTCGTGCGCGGGCAGAGTAGTCGAGCTCATGTGCGTCTCCTGGAAGGAAGAAGAGATGACCGCCCGTCTGCGCTGCCGGTGCGGGGTTTCTGTCAGTCGATAGTTTTCCGTGTCGACAGATCCCGTGGGTGACGCTCGTGTATCGAACAGTGGCGTCTGTGAAACAACTGTGTTTCCTCTATTTCTATCAAGTGACAGAAACTTCACCGTCTGCTTTTCGATGCCAGGATGGACACCATGACGACCGCAGGCCGACCGAGGCTCAGTACGAAGAAGCGGCCGGGAGAGACGGCTCGCGAGGAAATCCTCGACGCTGCTGCGGAGCTGTTCACCACCCGCGGGTTCACCAATACCTCGACGCGGATGATCGCCGAGGCTGTCGGAATGCGTCAGGCATCGCTGTATCACCACTTCGCCAACAAGGACGAGCTGCTCGACGCGCTGCTGAGCGGGACCGTCGATCATCCGCTGGCCGTCGCGCAGTCCATCCGCGGTTCGGATGCACGACCCGAGGTGAAGATGTATGCGCTCGCACTGTTCGACGCCGGTCAGCTGGGACGATCCACCTGGAATCTTGGTGCGCTCTATCTACTGCCGGAGCTACGCAACGAGCGGTTCGAAACCTTCCGGGCACACCGCCACGCACTGATGGACCTGTATGCCTCGATCGCTGCGGAAGTGCTCGACGGGACGGTTGGCGCTGTCCCGGGTACGGAGGATCTGCCGTTCCGATTGGTGGAGACAGTCGTCAATGGGCGGGCCGATGCCGAAAGCGGTCGCCCCTCGCCTGCCGGGGACTATGCCCGCGTGGTGGCCGAGGCGGCCGTGCGCGCCCTCGGGTGGACAGGGTCGGTGGCCGAGTTGCACGCGGAGGCGGTGACGTTCTCGGAGGGCATACTTGCGTGGTGACCGAACATACTGACTGGGCTGAGAACCCGTCGATCGATGGCTAAGAAGAACCAGCAGCAGCCCGTAGGACCCGTTGCCGGTGTGTACGAGATCGACACCGGCACCTGTGCGCTCGTTCGCGACACGTTGACCGCCGACGGGTGGATCATCGAGGTCAACGGTGTCCCGAGTTCGCACATCGACGTCGACGACCCGACCCAACTCGACTTCGAGTACATGCGCTGGATCGCGGGACTCGTTCGGCATCATAAATTTCCGGGTCCGCGGTTGCGGGCGCTGCATCTCGGCGGTGGCGCGTGCACTCTCGCTCGTTACTTCGCGTCGGTATACCCCGACGCTAGGCAGGTCGTCGTCGAATTGGATGGCGCGCTGGCCCAACTCGTTCGCGAATGGTTCGACCTACCCCGCGCGCCGTTGCTTCGCATCCGGGTGGGGGAAGCGCGCGCCGTCACCGAGACACTGACCGAGGACAGCCGCGATCTCGTCATCCGTGATGTGTTCGCCGGAGCGCTCACTCCCGGTCCGCTGCTGACACTCGAATTCACCGAGCATGTCCGACGCGTTCTCGCGCCGGGTGGCATCTACGTCGTCAACTGCGGAGACACCCGCGATCTGACGCTGGCGAAGCGTGAGGCAGCGACGATCGGCAGCATCTTCCCGTACCTGTCGATCATCGCTGATCCGGCGATGTTGAAGGGGCGACGCTACGGCAACGTGGTCATCGCAGGGAGTGATGTTCCTCTGGGCGAGGATCCTGCGCTTGCTCGCGAACTGCTCGGCGGCGGTGTGCCGGCGCAAGTGTGGTCGGACGAGCGGGTACGCACTTTCGCGCGAGATGCGAAACCCCTACGAGATACTTGATCCGCACAGCCGTTTCGCGCATAGGGTGGAAGGGTCAACCCCCGATCGCGAATGTTGCAGAAGGATACGAACAATGGCGCTCATCGCTCTGCTCGATTTGAAGTTCAAGCCCGACATGCTCGACGACGCCAAGGTGGTACTCGCCAAAGTCCTCGCCGATACCCGGGCTTTCGATGGCTGCCAGGGAGTCGACGTGCTCGTCGATGCCGACGACGAGACGCATTGGATCGCCTACGAGCGTTGGGAATCCGCAGAGGCGGACGCGAAGTACCGCGAGTTCCGTGCCGGAGAAGGCAAGGTCACCGAGCTCGGCCCACTGCTCGCCGGTGCCCCCGGACTGAGCAAGTTCACCGTGGCCGATGTATGACGGCGTCTCGACAGTGACGGCTTCCGAAGGGTGACTGGCTTCTACACGGGCCTGCCTGTGTAAAAGCCCTGCACCATGTCGAATCCCAGTTCGGCCGCGACGCGCAGTTCGGCCTCGGTCTCGACGCCTTCCATGATGAGCGTCGAGCCGATGTCGCGGGCGAACGCCGCAAGGGCTGCAGCAGCGGCCCGGCGCGCCGGATCCTTGTCGATTCCGTGCACGAGCGCGTAGTCGATTTTCAGCGTGTCCGGTTTCAGTTCGACGACCTGACGCAGACCGGAGAATCCGGCGCCGACGTCGTCGACCGAGATCTTGACACCGGCGCCGCGCATGGATTCGACGGAGCGGGCGACTGATCGATAGTCTTCGACGCGTTCGTGTTCGGTGATTTCGAGGTACAGGGTTCGTGTCGCGAGGTGTGGTGAGAGCCGTGTCATCAGATCGGTCGAGCGAATGGTTTCGGCCGATGCATTGATCGAGACGAAAGCCGAGGCGGGCAGCGTGCCCATGGTGGCGAGCGCAACGTCGATCGCGGCGAGTTCGAGTCGGGGCCCGACGCCGGCCCGGGTGGCGTCACGAAACCAGATCATCGGCGATCCGTGACCGAACGGGAATCGCGAAAGTGCTTCGTATCCGACCACTTCGGAAGTGAACGTGTCACAGATCGGTTGGAACGCTACGGTAGGGCCGCCGCTGTCGAGCAGCGCTTGGATTCGGTCCCGAACAACGAGCGGATCTGGTACGTGCCTCGGGTGTGCATCGTGCTGCGGAGTCTTGTGGCGATACAGGTCGATGTCGGCGACCGCGATGAGTCGGCGCAGGAGCGCACCGGTGGTGTCTCCCCGGATCAGCGTGTCCCCGGCGGAACCGGCGCTGGTAGTGACGGGCGGGCCGCTGAATGATTCCTCGAGCGCGCCGCGAATTCGAAGCTCCGCATCGCTGACCTCGGATTGTGTTCCGAGGTGAACGCAGACGAATTCGTCGCCGCCGAGGCGTGAGACCACGGAGTTCTCGGATGCGGCGTGCAGCAGGCGTTCGGCTACTTCGACGAGCACGGCATCGCCGGTCGGGTGACCGTATCGGTCGTTGATCGACTTGAAGGCATCGATGTCGATGACGACGACTCCGACTGCGCGTGCTTCCGCCCCGAGACCGGCACCTACCCGATTGAACTGCTCGACCATATCGAACAGTCCTCGACGATTCCACAGTCCTGTCAGCGGATCACGTAGCGCGCCCCGAGCGCGTTCGCGGAGGTAGCGGATATACGGGCGTAGGGCGAAGGGAGTGACGAACAACGTAGCGATAGTGACCACGCGGGAGGCGACCGACCACGGGTCTTCGCTCGATTGCACGGCCAGGCCAGCCAGAGTCAGCAGCATTGTCACGGACACGATCAGATGAGCGGTCACCACTTTCGGCGGTGTCGACACGATCGCAAAGACAGCCACTATCGAGAACATGGCACAGCCCGGCATGGCTTCGAAGCTGGATTCGAACATTGCCAGCACGAAGACGATTCCGAGATCGGCCCACAGCACGTACATACTCGCGAGCCGTCGACTCGGCCACGGCCTGAAGAACCACAGCAAAGCAACCGGGATCGTCGACGACGCCGCGAGCCCGACCAGAACGGACGCGATCGGGCCCAATTGACCGGACGGAATCATCAAGAGCCCCGACGCACCGAAGGCCAGCGTCAGCAGCCCGACGATCACCCGGCCCCGCAGTTCGCTTTCGGGGGCGAGCACGCCCGCTTGTTCGATGTCGAAGGTGTTGATGCCGTACGGATTGGATTTGTGAGGTGCAGGGTGAGAACCACCGACCGTGGTGGAACTGGTCGACGCTAGGTCCTCCGCCACACCGGACCCTCTCTACGCGGAACGCTCATCTCCACCCGTGACATCACTGCAGCAGGCGTTGATGTGCTCGTTCGTGGGCCCCGACCTGCGTCCTAGTCGACCCTGCCGCAGACCCTACCAGCGGAAAGGTCGACCGATCTGTGCTTTCGGGGCAGCGGGATCGAACCCGACGCTAGTCCGTGCCCGACTCGATGGCTGCGTGATCCAAGGCGTCGGAGTTGATTTGCGAGCCCTCTGCACTGCCTGCCGCGATCGCTGCCGCACCTCCAGGAGGAAGATCGCCGATGAGTTCGCCCCACGCGGTGAGCTGCTGCTGGGCGGCATACTGCTCGAGCTTGCTGCGGGAATCGGCGATGTCGAGGTTGCGCATGGTGAGCTGGCCGATGCGATCACCAGGGAAGAACGCCTGGTCTTTGGCACGTTCCATCGACAGCTTTTCGGGGTGATAGCTGAAGTTCGAGCCCGTGGTGTCGACGATGGTGAAGTCCTGGCCGCGCCGCAGACGGACGGTGACGCTTCCGCTGACGACGTTGCCGACCCACCGCTGCAGCCCCTCACGCAGCATCAGGGCCTGCGGATCGAACCAGCGGCCCTCGTACAGCAACCGGCCGAGTCGTCGTCCCTCGTTGTGGTACGACGCAACGGTGTCCTCGTTGTGGACGGCGTTGAGGAGGCGCTCGTAGGTGATGTGCAGCAGGGCCATTCCAGGCGCCTCGTAGATGCCGCGGCTCTTGGCCTCGATGATGCGGTTCTCGATCTGATCCGACATGCCGAGTCCGTGCCGGCCCCCGATGGTGTTGGCCTCCATGACCAGGTCGACGGCACTGTCGAATCTCGTGCCGTTGATGGCGACCGGGCGTCCACGCTCGAATTCGACGGTGACGTCCTCGGTCTCGATGGCCACCTCGGGGTCCCAGAAGCGGACTCCCATGATGGGGCTGACGATCTCGAGCGAGGTGTCGAGGTACTCGAGGCTCTTGGCTTCGTGCGTAGCGCCCCAGATGTTGGCGTCGGTGGAGTACGCCTTCTCGGCGGAATCACGGTAGGGAAGGTCGTGCTCGGTGAGCCACACCGACATCTCGTGACGGCCGCCGAGTTCGCTGACGAACGCCTTGTCCAGCCACGGCTTGTAGATCCGAAGTTCGGGATTGGCGAGTAGGCCGTAGCGGTAGAACCGCTCGATGTCGTTGCCCTTGTAGGTGGATCCGTCACCCCAGATGGACACACCGTCCTCGGCCATCGCGCGGACCAGCATCGTGCCGGTGACAGCGCGACCGAGCGGGGTCGTGTTGAAGTACGTCTGGCCCGACGACCGGATGTGGAACGCGCCGCACGTCAGCGCAGCCAGGCCCTCCTCCACCAGCGGTTCGCGGCAGTCGACCAGACGGGCCTGCTCGGCACCGTAGGCGCGGCCGCGCGCTGGAACG is part of the Rhodococcus sovatensis genome and encodes:
- a CDS encoding amino acid permease; this encodes MSSTTLPAHEGSPAPVSSDQSDLAELGYEQQLHRSLGKFASFAAGFSFVSILTTIFQLFALGFSFGGPAFFFTWPLVFLGQFMVALNFAELAARYPISGAIYQWSRRMGGEIVGWFAGWFMIIAQVVTASAAAIALQVVLPSIWSGFQIVGDDPALTSPSGATNAVILGSVLLVATTTINSIGVNWMSRINSIGVTCEIVGVIALVAVFFTHAQRGPQVVLDTGAAGAEPGYIWAWIVSGLMAAYVMVGFGSAGELAEETHNPRRVAPRTIRLALSASALGGGLMIVGALMAAPSLTDGNLATLGLPYVIDSILTSPWGTVLLIDVAIAVFICTLAIQTAASRLMFSMARDGRLPASQVLSKINSKTGTPIAPSVLIGLACVAVLVVNLGNAALFTTLTSVCIVLIYLAYMMVTVPLLFQRLKGWPHGGVQVDAEGKKLFTLGWLGIPVNVAAVLYGGLMVVNLSWPRAEIFDPTGDYPVLLWAAPLTVLAVIVVGIACFPRGKTHPRPATAHPHAPSSRQESTNA
- a CDS encoding TetR/AcrR family transcriptional regulator — protein: MTTAGRPRLSTKKRPGETAREEILDAAAELFTTRGFTNTSTRMIAEAVGMRQASLYHHFANKDELLDALLSGTVDHPLAVAQSIRGSDARPEVKMYALALFDAGQLGRSTWNLGALYLLPELRNERFETFRAHRHALMDLYASIAAEVLDGTVGAVPGTEDLPFRLVETVVNGRADAESGRPSPAGDYARVVAEAAVRALGWTGSVAELHAEAVTFSEGILAW
- a CDS encoding fused MFS/spermidine synthase, encoding MAKKNQQQPVGPVAGVYEIDTGTCALVRDTLTADGWIIEVNGVPSSHIDVDDPTQLDFEYMRWIAGLVRHHKFPGPRLRALHLGGGACTLARYFASVYPDARQVVVELDGALAQLVREWFDLPRAPLLRIRVGEARAVTETLTEDSRDLVIRDVFAGALTPGPLLTLEFTEHVRRVLAPGGIYVVNCGDTRDLTLAKREAATIGSIFPYLSIIADPAMLKGRRYGNVVIAGSDVPLGEDPALARELLGGGVPAQVWSDERVRTFARDAKPLRDT
- a CDS encoding putative quinol monooxygenase — encoded protein: MALIALLDLKFKPDMLDDAKVVLAKVLADTRAFDGCQGVDVLVDADDETHWIAYERWESAEADAKYREFRAGEGKVTELGPLLAGAPGLSKFTVADV
- a CDS encoding EAL domain-containing protein codes for the protein MAEDLASTSSTTVGGSHPAPHKSNPYGINTFDIEQAGVLAPESELRGRVIVGLLTLAFGASGLLMIPSGQLGPIASVLVGLAASSTIPVALLWFFRPWPSRRLASMYVLWADLGIVFVLAMFESSFEAMPGCAMFSIVAVFAIVSTPPKVVTAHLIVSVTMLLTLAGLAVQSSEDPWSVASRVVTIATLFVTPFALRPYIRYLRERARGALRDPLTGLWNRRGLFDMVEQFNRVGAGLGAEARAVGVVVIDIDAFKSINDRYGHPTGDAVLVEVAERLLHAASENSVVSRLGGDEFVCVHLGTQSEVSDAELRIRGALEESFSGPPVTTSAGSAGDTLIRGDTTGALLRRLIAVADIDLYRHKTPQHDAHPRHVPDPLVVRDRIQALLDSGGPTVAFQPICDTFTSEVVGYEALSRFPFGHGSPMIWFRDATRAGVGPRLELAAIDVALATMGTLPASAFVSINASAETIRSTDLMTRLSPHLATRTLYLEITEHERVEDYRSVARSVESMRGAGVKISVDDVGAGFSGLRQVVELKPDTLKIDYALVHGIDKDPARRAAAAALAAFARDIGSTLIMEGVETEAELRVAAELGFDMVQGFYTGRPV